TCATATTTTTGACAATGGATATTGTTACTTTATTCACTTTTATTTCTGAAATTAGCTCATCTAACAATTCCATTATGTATTTTATTATATAACGATAGTTGGGCGGTCTTCAATGGGTTGTGTAATTAAATATATAACGATGTGTAACGCTTTACTATAAAAATGTTTTTTAACAAAGAAGGTTATTTTCACTATGGCAATAAGGAAGTCTAAGCTTTTCTGGGGCATTGTCCTGGGAGCTATTATTGGGGCAATCGCGTTTGGTGGCAGCTCTTATATGCTGCATAAAACCTCAGAAACCAGTTTCTGTCTATCCTGTCACACGATGCAGGCGCCGTATGAGGAGTATCAGGGTTCTGTTCATTTCAAAAACCAAAAAGGCATACGCGCCGAGTGTTCTGACTGCCATATTCCACAGGAACCGCTCGACTTCTTTATCGCCAAGATGAAGGCCAGTAAAGACGTTTACCATCAGTTTGTCAGCAAAAAAATCGACACGCCGGAGCTGTATGAAGAGCACCGTTTGGCAATGGCGCAAACGGTTTGGGATCAGCTAAAGGCGACTGACTCAGCCACCTGCCGTTCCTGCCATACGTTTGACGCAATGGATTTAGCCTCTCAAAGCCAGGATGCGCAGAAGATGCACAACCTCGGCATTAAAGAGAAGCAGACCTGTATCGATTGCCACAAGGGTGTCGCTCACTTCCCGCCTGAAATCAAAATAGATGACAAAGCGCTGGATGAAGTGATGGCTACAGCGAAGCAGACTACAGCAGAAGCCAAAGAGGTCTATCCGGCAACGCCTATCAAGATGGGTGATTTAGCGACTGTGTATCCGGCGACGGCACTGAAGGTGATCAAGGCAGACGGCGCAACGCGTGAAGTTGAACTGCTTGGCTCACAGATGAAAGGCGCCGAGCAGGTTATCTATCTGGCACAGGGGCAGCGTCTGATCCTCGCAAGCCTGAGTGAAGCAGGGCAGGCCGCTCTGAAGGTTCAGGGTGACTACGTTAAGGATGACTACGACAATGAGTGGCGCCCGGTCAGCCTGACGGGAACGGTTACTGAACCCGTATTGGCCGATAGAAAAGCGCTGTGGGGCTATGCAGAAAACCTGGATACCGTCTACTGTTCCGGCTGTCACGCCAAGATTTCATCCAAGCACTATACCGCCAACGCCTGGCCCGCAGTTGCTAAAGGCATGGGGGATAGGACTGACATTACGCCACAGAATTTAGATATTTTGACCAGGTATTTCCAATACAACGCGAAAGATATGAAGTAATACAGAGATGTAGCAGTAGGACTTGAAATAATTATTAATAGAAGAGGATAACCTATGAACGTATCACGTCGAGGTTTTATTAAAGGTGCAGGTGTAACCGCTGGGGCTATGGCGATATCCTCAGCAATCCCTCTTCCGGCTTGGGCAGAAGCCCCGGCAGGAACCGTACTGACCGCAGGCCGCTGGGGCGCGATGTACGTTGAGGTAAAAGATGGGAAAGTGATTTCTTCTAAAGGGGCGCTGGCTAAAACTGTGCCAAACAGTCTGCAAACGACGGCTCCCGATCAGCTTTATACTAACGCTCGGGTCAAGTATCCGATGGTGCGCAAAGGCTTTATGGCGAATCCAACCGCGCCGGACGGCAAGCGCGGCAGCGATGAGTTTGTTCGCGTTTCTTGGGACGAAGCCTACAAGCTTATCCACGAGCAGCATATGCGTATCCGTAAGGCATACGGCCCGTCTTCTGTGTTTGCCGGCTCTTACGGCTGGCGCTCCAGCGGCATTTTGCATAAGGCGCAAACCCTGCTGCAGCGCTATATGAGTCTGGCTGGTGGCTATTCTGGCCACTTGGGCGATTACTCAACCGGTGCCGCGCAGGTGATCATGCCGCACGTTGTTGGCTCTGTTGAAGTATATGAACAGCAGACTACCTATCCGGTTATTCTTGAAAACACTCAAGTTGTAGTGCTGTGGGGGATGAACCCGCTAAACACGCTGAAGATTGCGTGGACCAGCACCGACGAGCAGGGCATTGAGTTCTTTAACCAGCTCAAGAGCTCCGGCAAGAAAGTGATTGCCATCGACCCAATGCGTTCTGAAACCATCGAGTTCTTTGGTGATAACGCCCAGTGGATTGCGCCAAACATGGGTACTGACGTCGCCATGATGCTGGGTATTGCCCACACGCTGGTGACCAAGTCACTGCATGATAAAGCGTTTTTGGAGAAGTACACCACCGGTTACGACAAGTTTGAAGAGTACCTGCTGGGTAAGTCTGACAACACGCCAAAAACTGCGGCTTGGGCAGCAGAAATCTGTGGTGTGCCGGCCGAGCAGCTTGAACTGCTGGCGGATATCTTTAGCAAGAACCGCACCATGATTATGGGCGGCTGGGGCATTCAGCGCCAGCAGTACGGTGAGCAGAAGCACTGGATGCTGGTGACGCTGGCAGCCATGCTGGGCCAGATCGGTACGGAAGGCGGCGGCTTCGGCTTCTCCTACCACTACTCGAACGGCGGCAACCCGACCCGCGCGGGCGGCGTACTGCCTGCGATTTCGTCCTCTGTGGCGGGTCTTTCTTCCGCAGGGAACGATTGGGCTGCGTCTGAAGCGGTAGCCAGCTTCCCGCTGGCGCGCATTACTGAAGCGCTGGAAAGCCCTAACACTAAGTTCCAGCACAACGGCCACGAGCTGACCTTCCCTGAGATCAAAATGATCTGGTGGGCAGGTGGTGCAAACTTTACTCACCATCAGGACACCAACCGCCTAATCAAGGCCTGGCAAAAGCCGGAGATGATCGTTATTTCCGAGTGCTACTGGACAGCTGCGGCGAAGCATGCGGATATCGTTCTGCCTATCACGACGTCGTACGAGCGTAACGACCTGACCATGACCGGTGACTACAGTAACCAGCATCTGGTGCCGATGAAGCAGGTTGTTCCACCGATGCACGAGTCGCGTAACGACTTTGACGTGTTTGCTGACATGTCTGAGTTGCTCAAGCCGGGTGGCCGCAAGGTTTACACCGAAGGCAAAGAGGAAATGGACTGGCTGAAAGAGTTCTACGACGCGGCTCAGAAGGGCGCCCGTGCTCAGCGCGTGGCTATGCCGATGTTCAATCAGTTCTGGCAGGAAAATAAACTGATTGAAATGCGTAAGAACGACAAAAACGAGAAGTTCGTTCGCTATTCAGAGTTCCGTGCCGATCCGGTGATGAACCCGCTGGGTACGCCAAGCGGCAAGATCGAGATCTATTCCAAAACCATCGAAGGCTTTGGCTATAAAGACTGTCCGGCGCATCCAACCTGGCTGGCGCCTAAAGAGTGGAAAGGCTCAGCGAAAGAAGGGCAGCTGCAGCTGCTGACCGCGCACGCGGCTCATCGTCTGCACAGCCAGCTGAACTACGCTAAACTGCGCGAACTGTACGCTGTTGCGAACCGCGAGCCGATTACTATTCACCCAGAAGACGCCAAAGCGCGCGGCATTGCTGATGGCGATTTGGTTCGGGCGTTTAACGATCGCGGCCAAGTGCTGGTGGGCGCTCACGTGTCCGACGGCATCAAGCAGGGCGTAGTCTGTATTCACGAAGGCGGCTGGCCGGATTTGGATCCCGCAACGGGCATCTGTAAGAACGGCGGCGCTAACGTGCTGACGGACGATATCCCGTCTTCACAACTGGCAAATGGCTGCTCCGGCAACTCTGCGCTGGTGTCTATTGAGAAATACACCGGGCCAGCGTTGACGCTGACAGCGTTTGATCCACCTAAGGGTGAACCAGCAGCAGCCTAACCTCGCTCTAGACGATGTCATCATATAAGGCCCCTGATTTTAGGGGCTTTTTTATTGAAGGCTTGTGTTAACTAAAGCCATAGCGGTATGGCGATATAATAAATGAGTGTTTATTTTTTATTGTGGGTATTTTTGTTTGGAAAAAATGTTTTGCTTATTCATGTGCTATCTTTTGTGTTATAAATCATCCCTCCTATATTGAATAGTTTTATTTTAAAATATCCAATTATATTACTGTTAATATTCTTATTATTCATATTCTATGTGTTCTTGATGGTTATTAATTGTGCTTATAATAAATATCAGTTAATGAGAATTGTACGTGAAATGATTTTTTTTGTTTTTCTTTTTTGATATTTGGGTTTTATTTTAATTAATTGATTTTGTTATATTTATTTTTTGTGTTTTTTATGTTGTCTAGAGATAAATTTATTATTTATTGATGAATTAATTATTTTATTAATTTGTTGATCGATTACATATAAAGTGGGATTCTTTATAAGAAGAAGTTTTATTTCTCTCTTTTTCATTAGCGTTTCTCCTATTGTGATTAAATTTAAAGGAGGAAGTATGAAAGTATTTAATAAGAGTGAATTTAGACTGTCAAAGCTGTCTGTATGCGTGTGCTCTTCTTTATTTTTACTCAGTCTGTCTTATTCGGCCGAGCCTGCGAGCTGTAGTTCTTCTGACGGCCAAACTTTAATTTGTACCGTTAAAGGCGGTATAGGGAGCTGGGGCGAGCGCATTCCGTCTATCATGTCGGGTGAATATGGCTTAATGAACACCTACGACTTCGTTGAAATAGACGCGAGCGGTTCTGCCGTTGCGGCGGGCGGAGTAGGGCCTCGCGGATACGGTATCTACGTTGACTACTCCGGTGTACTGACCTCCAAAACTCTTCTCATCACAACCAATGGTTCGGGCGCTGACGGTATTCGGGTCAATAAAGGAGAGTATGACTTTACGGTTGCCGGGAAGCTGACGATTAATTCAAAGGGAACGTCCGGTGACGGAATTAACGTGGCCAACTCCAATAACGCTGGTAGTCGCGTTTTCATCACGGGAGAACAGGCCTACATCGAAAGCAAAGGCGGGATTGGCGTTAGAGCCAACCTGACGTCCAACGCTCGGGGCAATGAAGTTCATCTGGCGAAAAACGCCACTATCGTTACGTTAGGCACGGGTTCTAACACTTACGCAGGGACGGGGATACGCGGTGTATGCTGGCGATCGCAATAGCGATACGGTCAATACGCCGCTGGAAGATACGGCGAGGGTTTTCATTAACGACGGCAGCAGTATCCGTACCGAAGGGCGTAACGCCTATGCGGTTTATGCTAACAAAACCGGTGAGATACAGCTGGGTAGTACAACGATAAGCACTTCAGGTGCTTCTGCCCACGCTATCGTCGCAGAAGACGGAACCGTGACTTACAGTGGGACAACCAAGATTTACAAAGGTGGGCAGGTTTATCTGACGGGCGATACCAATGTTTCGGTAACTGATCCGAACAGCTATGCGATGTTTTCATCGGGAGATGAGTCGTTCATCGGGTCTAAGTTTAAAGATGGAAGTGCCGCCTCTGGCATTTTTACCATAAATGGCTCTCTGGTGAGCCAAAATCTGGGCGTTATAGATTTAGCGATGGTCGACGGTAGTCACTTTATTGGTACAGCCA
This DNA window, taken from Leminorella richardii, encodes the following:
- a CDS encoding trimethylamine-N-oxide reductase 2, yielding MNVSRRGFIKGAGVTAGAMAISSAIPLPAWAEAPAGTVLTAGRWGAMYVEVKDGKVISSKGALAKTVPNSLQTTAPDQLYTNARVKYPMVRKGFMANPTAPDGKRGSDEFVRVSWDEAYKLIHEQHMRIRKAYGPSSVFAGSYGWRSSGILHKAQTLLQRYMSLAGGYSGHLGDYSTGAAQVIMPHVVGSVEVYEQQTTYPVILENTQVVVLWGMNPLNTLKIAWTSTDEQGIEFFNQLKSSGKKVIAIDPMRSETIEFFGDNAQWIAPNMGTDVAMMLGIAHTLVTKSLHDKAFLEKYTTGYDKFEEYLLGKSDNTPKTAAWAAEICGVPAEQLELLADIFSKNRTMIMGGWGIQRQQYGEQKHWMLVTLAAMLGQIGTEGGGFGFSYHYSNGGNPTRAGGVLPAISSSVAGLSSAGNDWAASEAVASFPLARITEALESPNTKFQHNGHELTFPEIKMIWWAGGANFTHHQDTNRLIKAWQKPEMIVISECYWTAAAKHADIVLPITTSYERNDLTMTGDYSNQHLVPMKQVVPPMHESRNDFDVFADMSELLKPGGRKVYTEGKEEMDWLKEFYDAAQKGARAQRVAMPMFNQFWQENKLIEMRKNDKNEKFVRYSEFRADPVMNPLGTPSGKIEIYSKTIEGFGYKDCPAHPTWLAPKEWKGSAKEGQLQLLTAHAAHRLHSQLNYAKLRELYAVANREPITIHPEDAKARGIADGDLVRAFNDRGQVLVGAHVSDGIKQGVVCIHEGGWPDLDPATGICKNGGANVLTDDIPSSQLANGCSGNSALVSIEKYTGPALTLTAFDPPKGEPAAA
- a CDS encoding NapC/NirT family cytochrome c is translated as MAIRKSKLFWGIVLGAIIGAIAFGGSSYMLHKTSETSFCLSCHTMQAPYEEYQGSVHFKNQKGIRAECSDCHIPQEPLDFFIAKMKASKDVYHQFVSKKIDTPELYEEHRLAMAQTVWDQLKATDSATCRSCHTFDAMDLASQSQDAQKMHNLGIKEKQTCIDCHKGVAHFPPEIKIDDKALDEVMATAKQTTAEAKEVYPATPIKMGDLATVYPATALKVIKADGATREVELLGSQMKGAEQVIYLAQGQRLILASLSEAGQAALKVQGDYVKDDYDNEWRPVSLTGTVTEPVLADRKALWGYAENLDTVYCSGCHAKISSKHYTANAWPAVAKGMGDRTDITPQNLDILTRYFQYNAKDMK